From Eschrichtius robustus isolate mEscRob2 chromosome 7, mEscRob2.pri, whole genome shotgun sequence, a single genomic window includes:
- the FRAT1 gene encoding proto-oncogene FRAT1 → MPCRREEEEEAGEEEEEEEEEEEDSFLLLEQSVTLGGSGEVDRLVAQIGETLQLDAAQDRPASPCAPPGPPLQPPRPPAVVRADKARAPALPLLLPPASAETGGPAPPGALRCALGDRGRVRGRAAPYFVAELAAGPSALSPLPSQPSLDGPSGADKRGAPQPLSGPCRRGWLRDAASSRRLQQRRGLQPQARTGDDDPHRLLQQLVISGNLIKEAVRRLHSRRLQLHAKLPRRQLLGPLSAPVHEPPLPRSPRAACSDPGSSGRRAQLRTGDGVLDPGS, encoded by the coding sequence ATGCCGTGccggagggaggaggaagaggaagccggcgaggaagaggaggaggaggaggaggaggaggaggacagctTCCTCCTGCTGGAACAGTCGGTGACTCTGGGCGGGTCGGGCGAGGTGGACCGGCTGGTGGCCCAGATCGGCGAGACGCTACAGCTGGACGCGGCGCAGGACCGCCCTGCCTCCCCGTGCGCGCCCCCGGGGCCGCCACTGCAGCCCCCGCGACCCCCGGCGGTGGTGCGGGCGGACAAGGCCCGAGCCCCGGCTCTGCCGTTGCTTCTGCCGCCCGCCTCGGCCGAGACTGGGGGTCCGGCGCCCCCGGGGGCCCTGCGCTGCGCCCTCGGGGACCGCGGCCGGGTGCGGGGCCGGGCTGCGCCCTACTTTGTGGCCGAGCTCGCCGCAGGCCCCAGCGCGCTGTCCCCATTGCCCTCGCAGCCCAGCCTTGATGGGCCTTCGGGAGCTGACAAGCGAGGCGCCCCGCAGCCGCTGTCGGGTCCTTGCCGGCGAGGATGGCTGCGGGACGCCGCCTCCTCCCGCCGCCTGCAGCAGCGACGCGGGCTACAGCCTCAAGCCCGCACCGGCGACGACGACCCGCACCGGCTTCTGCAGCAGCTCGTGATCTCGGGGAACCTCATCAAGGAGGCCGTGCGGAGGCTTCATTCGCGACGGCTGCAGTTACACGCAAAACTTCCCCGACGCCAGCTCCTGGGCCCTTTGTCGGCCCCAGTGCACGAGCCCCCTTTGCCCCGCAGCCCTCGCGCGGCCTGCAGCGACCCTGGCTCGTCTGGGAGGAGGGCGCAGCTCAGAACTGGCGACGGCGTTCTAGACCCCGGCAGCTAA